A single Micromonospora sp. CCTCC AA 2012012 DNA region contains:
- a CDS encoding glycosyltransferase family 4 protein: protein MTTAWPGPVALVLASSTGGVGQHVRSLVRGLTAGGTSVLVCGPAATEEQFDFTGVGARFVPVEIPASPTPADARAVTALRRALADHPVRVVHAHGLRAGLVAVLARPAAPLVVTWHNAVLAGGLRGQVSRLVERVVARNVRVALGASADLVQRATELGAADARLAPVAAPVLPAPRRRRAAVRAEFGVAADRPLILSVGRLHPQKRYDVLVDAAARWRTRNPAPVVVIAGSGPAYLQLAARISAARAPVTLLGHRTDVADLLAGADLALVTSDWEARQLFAQEALRAGVPLVATAVGGLPELVDDGAVLVPPGDVDAVDAAVRELLDDEARRADLARRGAARAATWPTETDTVATLAALYAELAPTAVAADPDAADPEPGRP from the coding sequence ATGACGACGGCATGGCCGGGCCCGGTGGCCCTGGTGCTCGCCTCCAGCACCGGCGGGGTGGGGCAGCACGTCCGCTCACTGGTCCGCGGTCTCACCGCCGGCGGCACGTCGGTGCTGGTCTGCGGGCCGGCCGCCACCGAGGAACAGTTCGACTTCACCGGGGTCGGTGCCCGCTTCGTCCCGGTGGAGATCCCGGCCAGCCCGACCCCCGCCGACGCGCGGGCCGTGACCGCCCTGCGCCGGGCGCTCGCCGACCACCCGGTCCGGGTGGTCCACGCGCACGGGCTGCGCGCCGGCCTGGTCGCCGTCCTGGCCCGCCCGGCCGCCCCGCTCGTGGTCACCTGGCACAACGCCGTGCTCGCCGGTGGGCTGCGCGGCCAGGTCTCCCGGCTCGTCGAGCGGGTCGTCGCCCGGAACGTCCGGGTCGCCCTGGGTGCCTCCGCCGACCTGGTGCAGCGGGCCACCGAGCTGGGCGCGGCCGACGCCCGGCTGGCGCCGGTCGCCGCGCCCGTACTGCCCGCGCCGCGCCGCCGCCGGGCCGCCGTCCGGGCCGAGTTCGGTGTCGCCGCCGACCGGCCGCTGATCCTCTCGGTGGGCCGGCTGCACCCGCAGAAGAGGTACGACGTGCTGGTCGACGCCGCCGCGCGGTGGCGTACCCGGAATCCGGCGCCGGTGGTGGTGATCGCCGGCAGCGGACCCGCGTACCTGCAACTGGCCGCCCGGATCTCGGCCGCGCGGGCGCCGGTGACCCTGCTGGGGCACCGCACCGACGTCGCGGACCTGCTCGCCGGCGCCGACCTGGCGCTGGTGACCAGCGACTGGGAGGCCCGGCAGCTCTTCGCGCAGGAGGCGCTGCGGGCCGGCGTGCCGCTGGTGGCGACCGCGGTGGGCGGCCTGCCCGAGCTGGTCGACGACGGCGCGGTGCTGGTACCTCCCGGTGACGTCGACGCGGTCGACGCGGCGGTCCGGGAGCTGCTGGACGACGAGGCCCGCCGGGCCGACCTGGCCCGGCGGGGTGCGGCCCGGGCCGCGACCTGGCCCACCGAGACGGACACCGTCGCCACCCTGGCTGCGCTCTACGCCGAGCTGGCCCCGACCGCCGTCGCCGCCGACCCGGACGCGGCCGACCCGGAACCGGGACGTCCCTGA
- a CDS encoding CTP synthase, whose translation MAPSARTTRHIFVTGGVASSLGKGLTASSLGNLLTARGLRVVMQKLDPYLNVDPGTMNPFQHGEVFVTEDGAETDLDVGHYERFLDRALSGKANVTTGQIYSDVIAKERRGEYLGDTVQVIPHITNEIKARILGMADPDTEGQLPDVVITEVGGTVGDIESLPFLEAIRQVRHDLGRDNCFYLHVSLVPYLAPSGELKTKPTQHSVAQLRNIGIQPDAIVLRCDREIPEKLKEKLSLYCDVDREAVVAAPDAPSIYDIPKVLHREGLDAYVVRRLGLSFRDVDWTSWDDLLERVHQPHHTVTVAVVGKYVDLPDAYLSVSEAIRAAGFGHRARVQLKWVPSDDCVTPAGAAHALAGVDGILIPGGFGVRGIEGKIGTARYARENGIPLLGLCLGLQCMTIEVARHLAGLDGANSLEFDEEATHPVIATMADQEDIVAGKGDLGGTMRLGAYPAKLTEGSIVAEAYGSTEVSERHRHRYEVNNAYRDQLTKAGLHISGTSPDGRLVEFIELDRELHPFFVATQAHPELKSRPTRPHPLFAGFVKAAIAYSEADQLPVDLDAPAQAPAAKKAGRNGGAPAAKAASGS comes from the coding sequence TTGGCCCCTTCAGCACGGACGACCAGGCACATTTTCGTCACCGGGGGCGTCGCCTCCTCGCTGGGTAAGGGCCTCACCGCCTCCAGCCTCGGCAACCTGCTGACCGCGCGCGGGCTGCGGGTGGTGATGCAGAAGCTCGACCCGTACCTCAACGTGGACCCGGGGACGATGAACCCGTTCCAGCACGGTGAGGTCTTCGTCACCGAGGACGGCGCCGAGACCGACCTCGACGTCGGGCACTACGAGCGGTTCCTCGACCGGGCGCTCTCCGGCAAGGCCAACGTCACCACCGGCCAGATCTACTCGGACGTGATCGCCAAGGAGCGGCGCGGCGAATACCTGGGCGACACCGTCCAGGTCATCCCGCACATCACCAACGAGATCAAGGCCCGGATCCTGGGCATGGCCGACCCGGACACCGAAGGCCAGCTGCCCGACGTGGTGATCACCGAGGTCGGCGGCACCGTCGGCGACATCGAGTCGCTGCCGTTCCTCGAGGCGATCCGCCAGGTCCGCCACGACCTGGGCCGGGACAACTGCTTCTATCTGCACGTCTCGCTGGTGCCCTACCTGGCGCCGTCGGGCGAGCTGAAAACGAAGCCGACTCAGCACTCGGTGGCGCAGCTGCGCAACATCGGCATCCAGCCCGACGCGATCGTGCTGCGCTGCGACCGGGAGATCCCGGAGAAGCTCAAGGAGAAGCTGTCCCTCTACTGCGACGTGGACCGGGAGGCCGTCGTCGCCGCCCCGGACGCGCCGAGCATCTACGACATCCCCAAGGTGCTGCACCGCGAGGGTCTCGACGCGTACGTGGTGCGCCGGCTCGGCCTGTCGTTCCGGGACGTCGACTGGACCAGCTGGGACGACCTGCTGGAGCGGGTGCACCAGCCGCACCACACCGTCACCGTCGCCGTGGTCGGCAAGTACGTCGACCTGCCCGACGCGTACCTGTCGGTCAGCGAGGCGATCCGGGCGGCCGGGTTCGGCCACCGGGCCCGGGTGCAGCTCAAGTGGGTGCCCAGCGACGACTGCGTCACCCCGGCCGGCGCGGCGCACGCCCTGGCCGGTGTCGACGGCATCCTCATCCCCGGCGGCTTCGGCGTCCGCGGCATCGAGGGCAAGATCGGCACCGCCCGGTACGCCCGGGAGAACGGCATCCCGCTGCTCGGCCTCTGCCTCGGCCTGCAGTGCATGACCATCGAGGTGGCCCGCCACCTCGCCGGCCTCGACGGGGCGAACTCGCTGGAGTTCGACGAGGAGGCGACGCACCCGGTCATCGCCACCATGGCCGACCAGGAGGACATCGTCGCCGGCAAGGGCGACCTGGGCGGCACCATGCGGCTCGGGGCGTACCCGGCAAAGCTGACCGAGGGTTCGATCGTCGCCGAGGCGTACGGCAGCACCGAGGTCAGCGAGCGGCACCGGCACCGGTACGAGGTGAACAACGCCTACCGCGACCAGCTCACCAAGGCCGGCCTGCACATCTCCGGCACCTCCCCGGACGGCCGGCTGGTCGAGTTCATCGAGCTGGACCGCGAGCTGCACCCGTTCTTCGTGGCCACCCAGGCGCACCCGGAGCTGAAGAGCCGGCCGACCCGGCCGCACCCGCTCTTCGCCGGCTTCGTGAAGGCCGCCATCGCGTACTCCGAGGCCGACCAGCTCCCGGTGGACCTGGACGCCCCGGCGCAGGCCCCGGCGGCGAAGAAGGCGGGCCGCAACGGCGGCGCCCCGGCGGCGAAGGCGGCCTCGGGCTCATGA